One Antarctobacter heliothermus DNA segment encodes these proteins:
- a CDS encoding BMP family ABC transporter substrate-binding protein, translated as MNRRTLLSTAALALTLGFGTAAAAQDVTAGFIYVGPIGDGGWTYEHDKGRLAVEEAFGDKVKTIYQESVPEGADSERAITQMALSGADIIFTTSFGYMDPTVSVAAKFPNVKFEHATGYKTADNVSVYSARFYEGRAIQGHIAGSMTKTNKIGYIASYPIPEVIRGINSAYIHAKKVNPDVEFSVIWAFTWFDPAKEADAARALIENGADVILQHTDSTAPQAAAQAAGNVITFGQASDMGDYAPMPRVSSIIDNWAPYYIDRVQAVMDGTWETKETWDGIGPGMVGIGEISDAVPAEVKAEALALKDAIAAGDYHPFTGPLNKADGSVWLAEGEVADDSTLLGMDFYVEGITGDIPQ; from the coding sequence ATGAACAGAAGAACCCTCCTCTCTACCGCAGCCCTCGCGCTGACCCTTGGCTTTGGCACCGCTGCCGCCGCACAGGACGTCACCGCAGGTTTCATCTATGTCGGCCCGATCGGCGACGGCGGCTGGACCTATGAGCACGACAAGGGCCGCCTTGCCGTCGAAGAGGCCTTTGGCGACAAGGTAAAGACGATCTATCAGGAAAGCGTGCCCGAGGGTGCCGACTCTGAGCGCGCAATCACCCAGATGGCGCTGTCCGGCGCCGACATCATCTTTACCACCTCGTTCGGCTACATGGACCCCACCGTGTCCGTGGCTGCGAAATTCCCGAACGTAAAGTTCGAGCACGCCACCGGCTACAAGACCGCCGACAACGTCTCTGTCTATTCGGCCCGCTTTTACGAAGGCCGCGCCATTCAGGGCCATATCGCCGGGTCGATGACCAAGACCAATAAAATCGGCTATATCGCCTCCTACCCGATCCCCGAGGTCATTCGCGGCATCAACTCTGCCTACATCCACGCCAAGAAGGTGAACCCGGATGTGGAATTCTCGGTCATCTGGGCCTTCACCTGGTTCGACCCGGCCAAAGAGGCAGACGCCGCCCGTGCGCTGATCGAAAACGGCGCTGACGTGATCCTGCAGCACACCGACTCGACCGCACCGCAGGCCGCCGCCCAAGCGGCGGGCAACGTCATCACCTTTGGTCAGGCCTCTGACATGGGCGACTATGCCCCCATGCCGCGCGTCTCGTCGATCATCGATAACTGGGCCCCCTACTACATCGACCGCGTTCAGGCGGTCATGGACGGCACATGGGAAACCAAGGAGACCTGGGACGGCATCGGTCCGGGCATGGTCGGCATCGGCGAGATTTCCGACGCCGTTCCGGCAGAGGTCAAGGCAGAGGCGCTGGCGCTCAAGGACGCTATCGCGGCGGGCGACTACCACCCCTTCACCGGCCCGCTGAACAAGGCCGACGGGTCGGTCTGGCTGGCCGAGGGCGAAGTGGCCGATGACAGCACCCTGCTGGGCATGGATTTCTACGTCGAAGGCATCACCGGCGACATCCCGCAATAA
- a CDS encoding vWA domain-containing protein: protein MLAKKGTLQMRPFSNMAGAVCLAASLGSPAATGAGESCTEDAMIVFDGSGSMAEIGYNAIGVPRISEARDAMRRAIPAIATVRRLGLVIYGPSGDRTCANTDLRFAPQWEAGPRILADVDALRPAGGTSLTESVRRAAETLDYTRQSGTVVLVTDGKETCGGAPCLLAAEIAAIAPGLTVHVIGFKVRSDHFDWAKPDDPAGTTVARCLADRTGGHYVSAETVDQLIGALRTTLACNVLGALPTPERPRLQ from the coding sequence ATGCTGGCCAAGAAAGGAACCCTGCAAATGCGTCCCTTTTCCAACATGGCCGGTGCGGTCTGTCTGGCGGCCTCCCTTGGCTCCCCCGCCGCAACGGGTGCCGGGGAAAGCTGTACCGAAGATGCGATGATCGTCTTTGACGGCTCTGGCAGCATGGCCGAGATTGGGTACAACGCCATCGGCGTGCCACGCATTTCAGAGGCGCGCGATGCCATGCGGCGGGCGATCCCCGCAATCGCAACGGTGCGGCGTCTGGGTCTGGTGATCTACGGACCCTCCGGGGACCGCACCTGCGCGAACACCGATCTGCGCTTTGCCCCGCAATGGGAGGCGGGACCGCGCATTCTGGCGGATGTTGACGCGCTGCGGCCCGCTGGGGGCACCTCATTGACCGAAAGCGTGCGGCGGGCCGCGGAAACGCTGGATTATACTAGGCAATCGGGCACCGTCGTGCTGGTGACGGACGGCAAGGAAACCTGCGGCGGCGCGCCTTGCCTTCTGGCCGCCGAGATTGCCGCCATCGCGCCGGGGCTGACGGTGCATGTCATCGGTTTCAAGGTGCGCAGTGATCATTTCGACTGGGCCAAACCGGATGATCCGGCGGGCACCACGGTGGCACGCTGTCTGGCGGACCGCACCGGCGGGCACTATGTGAGCGCGGAAACCGTGGACCAGCTGATTGGCGCGCTGCGTACGACGCTGGCCTGCAACGTGCTGGGGGCGCTGCCGACGCCAGAACGACCAAGGCTGCAGTAG
- a CDS encoding aldo/keto reductase encodes MTLTTISGDTPAPFAFGCMQFGGRASETDSRAMFDACRTASIRHFDTAYVYTDGQSEQMLGRFAAAERDNLFIASKAKFTGGASRDNILASLDESRSRLNMEVIDLYYMHRWDGDTPLEDTFETLAALQSDGKIRYVGVSNYAAWQVMKAQAVAATFGTRIDVIQPMYNLVKRQAEVEILPMCASEGILPVPYSPLGGGLLTGKYAGGGTGRLTEDSRYASRYGRPEMHATAQALADLARELGTDPATLAVAWVAAHPAGPAPILSARTAEQLAPSLAGMTCAMDDALYARLSALSPTPPPATDRLEEA; translated from the coding sequence ATGACCCTGACAACGATTTCGGGCGACACGCCCGCGCCCTTCGCCTTTGGCTGCATGCAATTCGGTGGCCGCGCCTCGGAAACCGACAGCCGCGCCATGTTCGATGCCTGCCGCACCGCAAGTATCCGCCATTTCGACACGGCCTATGTCTACACAGACGGCCAGTCGGAACAGATGCTGGGCCGTTTCGCCGCCGCCGAGCGTGACAACCTGTTCATCGCCAGCAAGGCCAAATTCACCGGCGGCGCCAGCCGCGACAACATCCTTGCCTCGCTGGACGAAAGCCGCAGCCGCCTGAACATGGAGGTGATCGACCTCTATTACATGCACCGCTGGGACGGCGACACCCCGCTCGAAGATACGTTCGAGACGCTGGCCGCACTGCAATCGGACGGCAAGATCCGCTATGTCGGCGTGTCCAACTATGCTGCTTGGCAGGTGATGAAGGCGCAGGCCGTCGCCGCCACCTTCGGCACCCGCATCGACGTGATCCAACCGATGTACAACCTCGTGAAACGGCAGGCCGAGGTCGAAATCCTGCCCATGTGCGCCTCAGAGGGTATCTTGCCGGTGCCCTACTCGCCGCTGGGCGGCGGGCTGTTGACCGGCAAATACGCAGGCGGCGGCACCGGACGCCTGACTGAGGACTCGCGCTATGCCAGCCGCTATGGCCGCCCCGAAATGCATGCCACCGCACAGGCGCTGGCGGATCTGGCGCGCGAGTTGGGCACAGACCCGGCCACACTGGCGGTGGCATGGGTCGCCGCCCATCCCGCAGGCCCGGCCCCGATCCTGTCCGCCCGCACCGCCGAACAGCTTGCGCCCTCACTCGCCGGAATGACCTGTGCGATGGACGACGCGCTTTATGCCCGCCTGTCGGCGCTCAGCCCCACGCCGCCCCCTGCCACGGACCGGCTGGAAGAGGCCTAG
- a CDS encoding nitroreductase — translation MSQSETFAELLEARFSCRGFLPEPVPREVIDTALQDAQKVPSWCNSQPWQVIALSQGETAEFAHALYDHVASAAHQSDIPFPARYEGVYKDRRSICGWQLYDAVGVQKGDRAASGQQMRENFRLFGAPNFLLITTPKVLGTYGVLDCGAYVTGVLLALQARGVASCAMASVAGFAPFVRDRYGIAEDRDLLCGIALGYGDPDHPANQFRTDRAPLDEVVDWR, via the coding sequence GTGAGCCAAAGTGAGACATTTGCCGAGCTGTTAGAGGCGCGGTTTTCATGCCGGGGGTTTCTGCCGGAGCCGGTCCCGCGTGAGGTGATCGACACGGCGTTGCAGGACGCGCAGAAGGTGCCAAGCTGGTGCAATTCGCAGCCTTGGCAGGTGATCGCGCTGTCGCAGGGGGAGACGGCGGAGTTTGCCCACGCGCTCTATGACCACGTGGCCAGCGCCGCACACCAGAGCGACATCCCGTTTCCGGCCCGCTATGAGGGCGTTTACAAGGACCGGCGCAGCATTTGCGGCTGGCAGTTGTATGATGCGGTGGGCGTGCAAAAGGGCGACCGCGCGGCGTCGGGCCAGCAGATGCGCGAGAACTTTCGTCTGTTCGGCGCGCCCAATTTCCTGCTGATTACCACCCCCAAGGTGCTGGGCACCTACGGTGTGCTGGATTGCGGGGCCTATGTGACGGGCGTCTTGCTGGCGTTGCAGGCGCGGGGCGTGGCCAGTTGTGCGATGGCGTCGGTTGCCGGGTTTGCGCCGTTTGTGCGCGACCGCTACGGCATCGCCGAGGATCGCGACCTGCTGTGCGGGATCGCGCTGGGCTACGGCGATCCCGACCACCCGGCCAACCAGTTCAGGACAGACCGCGCGCCGCTGGATGAGGTGGTGGACTGGCGCTAG